CGATAAACGTGTCCTCGGTTTCCCCGGAGCGGTGGCTCACCATCACCCCCCAGCCGTTAGACTGAGCCAGTTTGCAGCTAGGTGGAGAGGACACTCAATAAGGTCCGGTGGGACCTCCTCAGTGGGAAAGCCAGGGGCTAGCTGGGGCTTTTCCCTTCTGTTTTGGGGAGTGGGAGATTTCAGGGGAGGGTGATGACTAAGTTCTTtgggaagcaggagagaaggggagattCTTGATCTTGAATTTGGGCTCCTGAAtgctagtgggaagaagcagaATCTGGGAGACAGGGATGGCATAGGGTCAGGGTGGGGATGAGGCATGGCAAGGCAACAATGGCAAAGCTCTTGGGGTGAGGTCAAGAGTTAAAGCCTTGAGGTCGAAAGGGTGGGGTGGGTCAGGAGCCAAGGGATAGTCAGACTTGGAGTTAGTGGGCAGTACTGTAGCTGGACTGGGTATGGGTGGAGGGAGGCCATGAGGGCCAGAGGCACTCACGCCTGGATGGATTCGGTCACTGAGCCGATCTGGTTGACTTTCAGCAGCAGGCAGTTGCAGGCCTTCTTCTCAATGGCCTGGCTAATCCTCTTGGGGTTGGTGACTGTGAGGTCATCCCCCACGATCTGGATGTTGACCCCCGAGAGGAATGAGGTCCAGGTAGCCCAGTCATCCTGGTCAAAAGGGTCCTCGATGGAGACCACTGGTGGGAAAGGGGAGCAGATTCGGGTTAAAGGTCAGAAGGGCCTCACAGGGGAGTGACAGGTCAGAAGAGTTTGGGTGGAGATTGCAGTGGCGCTAAGGATCGGAAAGACTGAGTTGGTGGCAGTGGAGATGCCGAAGCCGGCATGTAGGGCAGCTGCTGGAGACTCAAGCAGGAGCGACGGAACATCCAGGGTCTCACCCGGATAGTTCTTGATGAAGCTCTTATACAGCTCCCCCAGCTTCTCCCCAGTGATGTGCCGTGCGGGGTCATCAGGTGACTTGAAGTCAAGATCATACTTTCCGTGGCGATAGAACTCAGACGCCGCCACATCCATGCCAATCACCACCTTGTCGGGGTAACCAGCCGCCTGGATGGCGGtcttcagcagctccagggctgggggagggaaagagaggaccTGAGGCTCCGGTGCACCCGTCTCCATGGGGACCCAGGGGTTCTGCCCCTCCGAGTGCTCACACTGACCTTCATTGTTCTCCAGGATGTTGGGTGCAAAGCCGCCCTCATCACCCACATTGGTGGCGTCCTTCCCATACTTGGCCTTGATGACCCCCTTGAGGTGGTGGTAGACCTCGGCACCGATGCGCATGGCTTCCCTGAAGGATCTGGCTCCCACGGGCAGGATCATGAACTCCTGCATGGCCAGCTTGTTTCCAGCATGGGAGCCCCCGTTGATCACATTGAAGGCCTGAGATGGGGAGAGGGTGCTTAGACCTGGGCATCGAGGTGGAATCTTGGATCCCCTACTTACTGAATGGTCTAGGATGAATAATTTTACTCCTCAGAGACTCCTTCCTCATTTCCATAACATGGGGACACCACCTGCTTACCTGCAGGATCTTATGTGTTAAATTAGAGCAACTGGATGTTAAGTTCTTAGCCTGTGCCTGGTGTAGCAGCTAACACTGATATGGCATATGGCACTTACTAcaggccaggcactgctctaagtgctttacatatattttattggcTCATTTCATTCTCAAAACTACCCTGTAACTAGGTACAATTTATTATCCCTCActttacagctaaggaaactgaggcacagagagattaaataaacttgcctaaaatcacacaaCTAGTAAAGGGACAAAACCAGCATTCGAACCCAGCAGCTTgtctccagagctcaggctcttaTACAATCTAGCCAGTAAGTAACAATAAATGGTAACATTATTATTGCAATGAAATTCAAAGGATTTCCATAAAGAGCAAATTTGGTTTGATAAgtattaaagaagatacaaaaataaaatgccaagATCTTTGCCATGAAGAAGCTCTCGATCTGATTTGGGGTTGGGGCATAGGGCAGAATGAGAAATTGGAGTTACTGAGCCTGGGATTGGAATGTGAAGGAACCCGGTTACATcaagggaaagaggcagagagaggttaaagGGAAGGTTTGGATTGTGGGAAAGGAGGAGGGCTGGACCGCAGCAGGAGAGGTTCCATTTCAGAAAACCATTTCTTTGGAGCTGGGTCTGAAAGGTGGACTTTCCAGGGGCTGCTTATGCCCTCCCTGCTGGGTGGGGTCACCGTGGGATGCGGCGGGGCAGCTGCACTCACAGGGACCGGGAGGATCAGGTCTGGGTTCCCGGCGAGATCTGCAATGTGTCGGTAGAGTGGGACCCCCTTCTCAGCTGCTCCGGCCTTGCACACGGCCAGGGACACACCCAGGATGGCATTGGCCCCAAATTTGGCTGGAGGAAGCAAGTACAAAGAAAGTGTGAGAGCGCCTCACACAGGGTTTAGGGTCAGCTCCTAGAACATCCCTTCTGGTCACCCCAGAAAGAATCCAGAACTCCAAACCACTGGGCACTGAGTTTGTTAACAGATCTCTCCCcaacagcctgaggtgctctGGGAACACCCAGCCCAGGGGAATGTGTCGGCTTCACGGCTGTGTCCACAGCCTGGCCCAAGCCTCGCACAGAGCAGGCATCAGGAAATGCCTGTGCGATGAATACAAATCCAGCCAGTTACGGTGCGCCCCAAAATGCGAGACACAGAAATAATCCTAACCAGACCTCAGTCCGCGgtctctcccctgcccctcccacagcCCATTCCGTCCCCTGTCCCTAGCCCTTCACTCACACTTATTCTCTGTCCCATCCAGCTCAATCATAAATTTGTCAACTTTTTCTTGATCCACCACGCTTAGTTTCTGGAAGGGCAGGTTTGAGGAGGGGAGAACAGAGGTTAGATTTCTCAGGAGTCAGGGCATGTGCTGGAGGAAAGAGACGTGCAGGTATTTGGGGCAGATGGGATGGTTGGCCAAGCCTGAGCTGCTTGGGACCAGGTAGCaggtgagggggagagagggtCCTCCACTTGCCTTTTCCAGCAGTGCGGGGCCTAGAGTCTTATTGATGTGTTCCACGGCCTTCAGGACCCCTAGAGGCCAAAGCAGGGGGTTCAGATCTTCTATTCAATTAGGTCTCTTCCCGTGGCCCCCAGCTCCTCAAGAGCTTTGGGTTCCCGTCCTCTACCCTGTGCAGACATCGCATACCACGTCCTGAAACCACCCCATTGGTCTTTCCTCACCTTTCCCCAGGTAGCGAGATTTGTCTCCATCTCTTAGTTCCAGAGCTTCATAGATACCTGTGGAAGCTCCACTGGGCACAGCTGCTCGGAATCGGCCTGAGGTGGGAGGAATTGGAAGATCACAGAGAGCCAGTCCCATTCACCCCCCCAAAGGACTGATTGTCTCCTCTCTGAGCCCAGGGGCAGGAGGCTGTGTAGAGAGACTCGTGCTGCTCCCTGCTGGGGAGCAGGCTGGGAGAGGGGATCCCAGAGAAAGGAGTGGATGTGGCATAGAGTTGGGGGGCAAAGGCAGATGGAGTTGGGGGTCTTCCCAGGTAAACCCATTCAATGGGCCTGTGTTACCCTTGGCCGTGTGCAGGTCCACCTCCACTGTGGGGTTGCCCCTGGAGTCCAGGATTTCTCGGGCAAAGATTTTCTGCATGGCCATGGCTGCAGGGCGAGAGGTGTGAGTGCGGACCGTTGACCCCTTAAGGAACCCGAAATCCCTTGCCCTTTAAGAGTCTTCCCGCCCCAAGAAGGCAGGTGCTGGAGCTAAAAATATCCCACAAAAAGGTCACAGACCAAAGTGGCAGgcgcagcccctcccccactcagAACAGCTCCCATTCCACTCTCCCGTCTTAAGAATCTGGAGGCCTCTCTTAAAACTCCACTACTTGCTCAACCCCACCTCCTGCAAAGCTGCACTTCTgccttctccctccaccctctggCCAAGTACTCTGTTCTCCACGGATTCCTAGCCCTCGGATGCTCTCCTGTTAGTCTACCTCATTTTCCTGCTCCTCAGCCTTCTCCAAATCCTCAGGGGCCCCAGATTCCCCCACCTGGCTCCAACTGTAACCACGCTTCTCCATCGTCTCTGCCTGCCTCTCTTCACAGTCTCGTTTGTTTCCCTGTCCTTGGGCACCCCCATCCTGCTTGCTCCAACCCCTCCAGGCTTCTCAAGCACCCccagtcccagaaggaaaagaatgctGACATTTCCCCCCCTTCTCCAGGCGGCACCACCCTCACCTTTTACCACCCCTATCCCCCGGGACTGAAAGATTCACCAGACCTGGGATTTCTTCGCTGGGCTCCTGAGTCTAGGTGGCAGCTGGGACAGTGTCAGCTCACCCCCTCTCAGGCTGGGCATTTATCCTCCAGCCACCCTGTACCCCAGCCAGCCCCGCCTCTCACCCTCTCCATCTCCCCCTCCAGCCCAGCTGGCAGCCAAGTGCCCACTATAGCCTAAAACAGAAGCCTTTGGCCCTAGACACCTGCCCCCTTCCCAAAAGATCAATGACTACCCCCTCCTTTCTGTTCCCCAATAAAAGTCCTTATTTTTAATTCCACTCCTGGGGAGAAACAGGGGAGGGGCTCTCCTCTCCCCAGGATTATATTCCTCTTTTGCAAAGGTTAAAGAGGAACTAGTGCCCTTTAGGAAAGGCCAGGGGTAACCTGAGTCctgcaggactggggagggggcctggAAGAGGGGCTGCAGGAACGACATCCACACGTGCACAGCTCACTTGGAGGGCGGGGGTCTGCCTCTGTCCTCAATGGGGGCAGGAGTAGGGGGTTCTGGGCAAGCTCTGAGCTCTAAAATTGAACTCCCCACTCAGAAGGTGAGAGAGTCTCACCTCTCAGGGTCCCCATTGCGGCCTCCCTCGGCTCCACCCCACCCTACCCTCTCTCGGCCAGCAAGGGCAGTGGGGGAAGGGACAGGCTGACGAATTTAGACAGGCCCTCAGAGTTGGCGCGGCGCCCTACTGATAGCGCTAGGACAGCACTTATCGCCCTGCGTGGAGAGTCAGGAGCCCTTTCCCCACCGACCGCGGGCGCTTCAGGTCGTGATACCAGCCCATCAGTGAATGATGCTgaatcaaaagtgaaaaaaatgaatggacgAGAGGAGGGGGTGGCCCTTTCCGAGCGTCTGACCGCCGGGGGCCAGTCGGGTGGTCGGCTAGCAGCGTTGAAGGGAAATGAGTCTCTGCACTCGGTGACTCTCTCCGCCTCGGCGGGCCTGGCGGGAGTGAGGTCTGCCCCGACTTTGGCTGCAGCCCTTGCCGGAAGCTGAGGGCACGCCCGGGCTCCGGCCGTCCGGCCGGCGAACGACGGTCATCGGCTTCCCTGCTCGTCGCCCCCGACTCGGAAGACCTTCCCGCCGGCGCCGCAGCGGCCGGCGCCCAGTGACTCAGCCCCGGGCTCTCTCCCGagctcccctccccgccctgccTGCCCCATGGTGTGTCTCTCAGCCCCCACCTCAGGATCCCTACCCCCGGTCTTCCATCTCGCCCTCCCACCCCTTATCTCTGGCCGCTCCCTCTCCGGAGATTTCCACCCTGGGGAAGGGGGTGCGGCAGGCCAAGGGTCAGGagacggcggggggggggggggagcgccGC
The genomic region above belongs to Phocoena phocoena chromosome 19, mPhoPho1.1, whole genome shotgun sequence and contains:
- the ENO3 gene encoding beta-enolase isoform X1 — translated: MAMQKIFAREILDSRGNPTVEVDLHTAKGRFRAAVPSGASTGIYEALELRDGDKSRYLGKGVLKAVEHINKTLGPALLEKKLSVVDQEKVDKFMIELDGTENKSKFGANAILGVSLAVCKAGAAEKGVPLYRHIADLAGNPDLILPVPAFNVINGGSHAGNKLAMQEFMILPVGARSFREAMRIGAEVYHHLKGVIKAKYGKDATNVGDEGGFAPNILENNEALELLKTAIQAAGYPDKVVIGMDVAASEFYRHGKYDLDFKSPDDPARHITGEKLGELYKSFIKNYPVVSIEDPFDQDDWATWTSFLSGVNIQIVGDDLTVTNPKRISQAIEKKACNCLLLKVNQIGSVTESIQACKLAQSNGWGVMVSHRSGETEDTFIADLVVGLCTGQIKTGAPCRSERLAKYNQLMRIEEALGDKAVFAGHKFRNPKAK
- the ENO3 gene encoding beta-enolase isoform X2 gives rise to the protein MAMQKIFAREILDSRGNPTVEVDLHTAKGRFRAAVPSGASTGIYEALELRDGDKSRYLGKAKFGANAILGVSLAVCKAGAAEKGVPLYRHIADLAGNPDLILPVPAFNVINGGSHAGNKLAMQEFMILPVGARSFREAMRIGAEVYHHLKGVIKAKYGKDATNVGDEGGFAPNILENNEALELLKTAIQAAGYPDKVVIGMDVAASEFYRHGKYDLDFKSPDDPARHITGEKLGELYKSFIKNYPVVSIEDPFDQDDWATWTSFLSGVNIQIVGDDLTVTNPKRISQAIEKKACNCLLLKVNQIGSVTESIQACKLAQSNGWGVMVSHRSGETEDTFIADLVVGLCTGQIKTGAPCRSERLAKYNQLMRIEEALGDKAVFAGHKFRNPKAK